Genomic segment of Streptomyces longhuiensis:
GCTCGGCGACTTCGAGCGCGCGTTCTGGGACACGGCGCAGGTCGGCGGCGACATGGACACGACGTGCGCGATCGTGGGCGGAGTGGTCGCTTCCGGCCCGGGTGGCGCTCCGGCGGACCAGTGGGCGCAGCGGACCGAGCCGCTGCCGGACTGGGCGCCGGGCCTGCCGGTCTGACCTGCGGCTCGCCCACTGCCTCACTTGGCGTGGCGGATGCCGGGCCGCCCTCGGTACCTGGACGGCCCGGCATCCACTTCATGTGGCGGGCGGCTCCCTCCGGTCAACCACCCGCCGGCCCGGCCGCACCCGCGGTACCCGCGAGCGCTTCCAGGTCGCTCTTGCGCACCCGGATCACCACAGTGGCTACGACGAGGGCGAGCAGTGCCATCGCCGCGGCCGGGATGAACGCGGTCGAGATGCCCTCGGCCAGGACCTGGTGACCCCAGGGAGCCGGGAGCTGATGAGTCCTGGCGAACTCCGCCTTCTGCTCGGGCGTGGCCTGCGCCATGAAGGACGGGATCTGGTCCGTGGCCTCGTTCCGGCTGGCCGTGCCGAAGACCGTGGTCAGGATCGAGAGGCCGAGTGAACCTCCCACCTGCTGCGTCGCGTTGAGCAGCCCGGATGCCGCGCCGGCCTCGTGCTGGGCGACTCCGGAGACGGCGGTCAGGGTGAGCGTCACGAAGTTGAGCCCCATGCCGAGACCGAACAGCAGCATCGGGCCGAGCACCCCACCCACGTACGAGCTGTCGGGGGAGATGAACGTCTGCCAGCCGAGGCCGAGCAGGACGAGTGTCGCGCCGGTCATCATGAACGGCTTGGGGCCGAGTACCGGAAGGAGTCGCTGGGACAGGCCGGCGCCGACGATGATCGCGGCCGTCACGGGGAGGAAGGCGAGGCCTGCCTCGATCGGCGAGTAGCCGAGTACGTTCTGTGCGAACAGGACGATGAAGAAGAACATGCCGAACATCGCCGCGGCCAGGCTCAGCATGATCACGTAGGTGCCCGAGCGGTTGCGGTCGGCGAACATCCTGAGCGGAGTGATGGGCTCCTTCGCCCGGTTCTCGATGAACGCGAAGGCGAGCAGCAGCACCACCGCGGCGACGAACGATCCCACGCTGACGCTGTCCCGCCAGCCCTCCTCCGACGCGCGGATGAAGCCGTACACGAGCGAGGCCATGCCCGCCGTGGAGGTGAGCGCGCCCGCGATGTCGAAGCGTCCCGGGTGTCGTTCGGATTCGTTGATGTACATCGGCGCGAGTACCGCGATGAGGATGCCGATGGGTACGTTCACGAACAGCACCCAGCGCCAGTCGAGCCATTCGGTGAGCATGCCGCCGGCGAGGAGGCCGACGGCGCCGCCGCCCGCGGAGACGGCCGCGAACACGCCGAACGCGCGGTTCCGCTCAGGGCCTTCGGGGAACGTCGTGGTGATGAGGGCGAGCGAGGTGGGCGACGCGATCGCGCCACCGACGCCCTGCAGGGCCCGGGCCGCCAGCAACTGCCAGGGTTCCTGGGCGAGTCCGCCGAGCAGGGAGGCCAGCGTGAAGAGCAGGATGCCGGACATGAAGACCCGGCGGCGACCGAGGATGTCTCCCGCGCGGCCACCGAGAAGCAGCAGGCCACCGAAGGTGAGCGTGTACGCGCTGACGACCCAAGTGAGGTCCGTGGTGGAGAACTTGAGCGCGTCCTGAATGTGCGGGAGCGCGATGTTCACAATCGTCGCGTCCAGTACCACCATGAGTTGGCAGGCCGCGATGACCGCCAGGGCTATGCCGGGGTGCCCCGCCCGCCGTGCTGTACCCGGCTTCCTTGCCTTGTCCGGCTTCTGATCTTGAGTTAACTGAGAGGTTGACACTATGGATCCCCCACAAGTGCGTTAGTGAACGCAACCGTTCACTGTCGTGTCGAACGGTAGTGACTCCCCATCAGTGAACGCAACCGTTCACTGAAGAAGCTGCCTCGAACACCCGGATCCCCAACGGAGAGAAGACGATGGATACTTCGCGCTGGACGGCCGCCCCCGCTCGGACGGCCACCCTGCGCCGGCGTGGCCCTGTCCTGGAGCGGGCCATCCTGGAAGCCGCGCTGGAGCAGCTCAGTACGGTCGGCTGGAACGCCCTCACGATGGAGGGCGTCGCCGCCGGGGCGCAGACGGGCAAGGCCGCCGTCTACCGCCGCTGGCCCTCGAAGGAGGATCTCGTCGCGGACGCCCTCCAGGCGGCGCTGCCCAGACTCGACGGAGCGCCGGACCGCGGCAGCGTCCGGGAGGACCTGATCGAGCTGTGCCGCCTGATGCGTGAGGCCATGTACTCGCGCCCCGGCTTCGCTCTGCGTTCGGTGCTTCACGAATGCGACTCTGCGACGGCTCAGCGCTTCCATGAAGTGATCTTCGAGGGGGTCGTCCAGCCGAGCGTCGAGCTGATCAAGGAGGTCGTACGCCGTGGGATCGAGCGGGGGGAGGTGCGCCCCGGCGCCACGGACGCATACGTCTGCGATGTGATCCCGGCGATGATGATGTACCGGTCGAAGGTGTGCGCGAGCGAATGGGGCGAGCGTGACCTCACGGAGATGATCGATCAGGTGATGGTTCCGCTGCTGCGGCCACTGGGGGCGTGACGAGGGGCGGCGCCGGCGGCTCGCGAGATGTGGATTCGGGCCCGGCGTCGGGGCCGCACCTCCGTCCGGCCGGCCGTGAACCGCAGGTTCCTGCCCCACCGGTCTCACCTGCGGAGGCCGGGCTGGTCGTACCGGGGTGTCGCTGAGGGGTCGAGGCGGCGTACGCTATCTGGCGCCATGCCGTACGAACCACCCACTCACAGCGTCGAGCGCTCACTGCGCGCCACCACCGGAGCCAAGATCGTCGCCGGTGTGGACGAGGTCGGTCGCGGTGCGTGGGCGGGACCGGTCACCGTGTGCGCCGCCGTCACCGGGCTGCGCCGACCGCCCGAAGGTCTCACCGACTCCAAGCTGATCAGCCCGAAGCGGCGCGAAGTGCTCGCCGAGACGCTGGAGAGCTGGGTGACGGCACATGCTCTCGGACACGCCTCGCACGAGGAGATCGACGAGCTGGGGATGACGGCAGCTCTGCGGCTCGCTGCGGTGCGCGCCCTCGGGGCCCTTCCGGTCCGTCCGGACGCGGTCATCCTCGACGGCAAGCACAACTACCTCGGCGCTCCCTGGCAGGTCCGTACGGTGATCAAGGGTGACCGGTCCTGTGTGGCCGTCGCCGCGGCATCGGTGATCGCCAAGGTTCGCCGCGACAAAATGATGGCCGAACTGGGCATCGAACATGCAGACTTCGGTTTTGCGGACAACGCCGGATATCCGTCGCCGGTCCACAAGGCCGCGCTGGAGGAGCGGGGGCCCACCCCGTACCACCGGCTCACGTGGGCGTATCTTGATGCGCTGCCCCAGTGGCGGCACCTCAAGAAGGCCCGCATCTGGGCGGACGGAAACGTTCCGGAGATCGAAGGCCAGCTCGGCTTCGACTTCTGATCTTCCGTTCGCACTCATGTGCCACCCGCCGAGGCCACTCGCACCGGCGTTTGATAGACATCAGCTCATGCCTCTCCTTCCCGAGGAGCCTCAGATTCACGAGAGTGCCCAGGGTCCCCGCGCCACTTCGGCCCCCAGCGGCCGCAACGCGCCGACCCCCCGCCCCGTACCCGGCCCGCGTCCCGCGGCGCCGCCGCGACCCGGACGCCCGGGTCCCGCACGGCCGATGCCGCCCGCGCAGCGCACGTCGCGCGAGTCGGTGTCCGCCGCCAAGCCGGGGCCTTCGGCTCCGGCCGCCCCCGCCGCCGTGCCGACCGCTCCCGCCTCGGCGGACGCGACCGCGCAGCCGCAGATCCAGCTGATCCCGGCTTCGGTCGAGGGTGCCCTGGACGCCGCGGAGGAAGCCGTCGACCTGCTCCTCGACTCGGGCCGCGCGCCCGGCGAGGTGCTGGTGATCACCACCGGTGACCCGCACCCGTGGGCCACGCACGAGCTGTCCTTCGGCGACACCGCCTACTGGGCGCAGCACGACGCGGGTGACGACGTCTTCTACGCCGACGCCGGGGCCGCCGAGCGCGCTTCGAAGCGGCCTGTGGTCGTCGTCGCGCTGAACGGCGGTGCCGACGAGGCGGCCGCCACCGCTCTGCCTCTCGCCCTCGGCCGGGCGGGCGCCCTGCTGATCGTGTGCGGCGACCCGCAGCGGATCAACTCCCTGCTGGGCGCCGGAGTCTGACACGCCGCGCGCCGGCTGCCCGAACCGCTCGACGGTTCCACGGGCGGCCGGCGGCGCCGTGTGCCTGCGGCCCGTGTCGACGCGGGCACGTGTCGACGCGGGCACGTGTCGGCAGGGCTCGTGCCGGCGGCTCGTTTCCGCGGCAGCTCTCAGCGGGCAGCCGCGCGGCGCAGTACCTCCGACGCGGCTCCTCCTGCGCGCGGCAGTGGCGGCTCGCTGCTGCCCTCGTACGCCTCGGGCGTCGATCCGAGGCCCGGTCGCCTGCCGCCGCGCCCTTCGCCGAGTACCTGCCAGCCGTCCCGCGTCATGGTGATGTACGCCCCGCAGCGCAGCCCGTGAAGTGTGCACGCATCCCGCAGCCCCCACATCCACGCACCGTCCTCCTCCGTCCAATGCGCGTCGCCTTCACGGCAGTAGAGCAGCACGGCCGTTCGCACCGGCGTACGGCGTCGGAGGTCGTGCGGGATCACCCGGCGCAGGTGCGTGAGCAGTGCGTTGCGGAAGACCCAGCCGTCCGCCGCGCTCGCGCGCCGGGTGAACGACGCGCTGGCGTTGAGCCGCTCCTCCGTATCGAGAACGGCTACGACGGCCGTCTGGGGCTTGGGGCGGTGCCGGGCATGCAGGCCGCTGACGACCTCGCGCGGATTGCGCAGCAGCGGTATCCCCGCCGCGGCCCATTCCGCGGGTTCGAGCATCCTGGCGAGTTGGTTGGCGGAGTCGGCGGACAGGTCGGCACGCGTCGATGACGTCGACAACGATGCCGCCGAGGACGGAGCGAATCCGAAGGTCACGGTCCTCCCTTCGGCTACGCGCCCACACTGCGGGCGAGGTCGGACTGCGGGAGCGCACCGCGGCACAGCCCTACCGGACCACGATCGAGCCGCGCGGGAGCGATTCCAATTCTTCCCTTCGCACTGGCTTGCGGCAACGAGCAATTGAGGCCGGGAGCCGGTATCTGGGGAAGCGTCGGCTATATCCCTGCCCAACGCCGCCGCCTGTGACGCCAGGATCACGCCTTTACGGCCAGGACCAGCGGTAACACCGTCCGACCTCGTTGATCCGGATGCCTCGGGAATGGAATCAAGAGGGGCTGGGCGCCTGGTGGGACACCCTCCGGGCGGCGAGGTGGGCGGGGTCGGCGGTGATCATCACGGCGGGGGATTGGGCCGTTGTCAGTGGTGTGGGGTTGCATGGGGGCATGAGTAACCAGGAGCTGCGTGCCGAAGCCGACGCCATCCTCGCTGAGCTGGTCGGCGATCCGGGGGGTTCGGCACGCCTTCGGGAGGATCAGTGGCAGGCGGTGGCGGCCCTGGTCGAGCAGCGTCGCCGTGCTCTTGTCGTGCAGCGCACCGGCTGGGGCAAGTCGGCGGTGTACTTCGTGGCCACGGCCTTGCTGCGGCGGCGTGGCTCCGGTCCCACGGTGATCATCTCGCCGTTGCTGGCGCTCATGCGTAACCAGGTCGAGTCGGCGGCGCGCGCCGGCATCCAGGCGCGCACCATCAACTCGGCCAACCCCGAGGAATGGGACACGATCTACCAGGAGGTCGAGCGCGGGGAGACCGACGTCCTCCTCGTGAGTCCGGAACGCCTCAATTCCGTTGATTTCCGTGATCAGGTCCTGCCCAAGCTCGCGGCCACGACGGGACTGCTCGTCGTCGACGAGGCGCACTGCATCTCCGACTGGGGTCATGATTTCCGGCCGGACTACCGCCGACTGCGGGCCATGCTGGCCGAGCTTCCCGCCGGTGTGCCGGTACTGGCCACCACCGCGACGGCGAACGCGCGGGTCACGGCGGACGTCGCGGATCAGCTGGGTACGGGAGCCGGCGAGGCGCTGGTGCTCCGCGGCCCCCTGGACCGGGAGAGCCTGCGCCTGGGCGTCGTCCGGTTGCCGGACGCTGCGCACCGTCTGGGCTGGCTCGCCGAGCATCTGGACGAGCTCCAGGGCTCCGGCATCATCTACACGCTGACGGTGGCCGCGGCCGAGGAGGCCACCGCCTTCCTGCGCCAGCGCGGCTTCAACGTGGCCTCGTACACGGGCAAGACGGAGAACGCCGACCGGCTCCAGGCCGAGATCGACCTTCAGGAGAACCGGGTCAAGGCGCTGGTCGCGACCTCGGCGCTGGGGATGGGCTTCGACAAGCCGGACCTGGGATTCGTGATCCATCTCGGCTCGCCGTCCTCGCCGATCGCCTACTACCAGCAGGTGGGGCGTGCGGGCCGTGGTGTGGCCCACGCCGATGTGCTGCTGCTGCCGGGCAAGGAGGACGAGGCCATCTGGCGCTACTTCGCCGATACGGCCTTCCCGCCCGAGGCGCAGGTACGGCAGACCCTCTCGGCTCTCGAGAGTGCGGGACGTCCGCTGTCCGTGCCCGCCCTGGAGGCGGCAGTCGATCTTCGGCGCAGCCGCCTGGAGTCGATGTTGAAGGTGCTGGACGTGGACGGCGCGGTCAAGCGCGTCAAGGGCGGCTGGACGGCCACGGGAGCCGACTGGGTGTACGACTCCGAGCGCTACGCGTGGGTTGCCAAGCAGCGGTCGACCGAGCAGCAGGCCATGCGCGATTACGCGAGTACGTCTCAGTGCCGGATGGAGTTCCTGCGTGAGCAGTTGGACGACGAGGGTGCGGTTCCGTGCGGCCGCTGCGACAACTGCGCGGGGGCCTGGGCCGATTCCTCGGTGTCGGCGGAGGTGCTGACGGGGGCGGCCAGGGAGCTCGACCGCCCGGGGGTGGAGGTCGAGCCGCGCCGCATGTGGCCGACGGGGATGCCCGCACTGGGCATCGACCTCAAGGGGCGCATCCCGGTCAAGGAACAGTGCTCCACCGGGCGCGCCCTGGGACGGCTCTCGGACATCGGATGGGGCAACCGGCTCCGCCCGCTGCTGGCCGAGAACGCGCCCGACGGGCCTGTCCCCGACGACGTCCTGAAGGCCGCGGTGGCGGTCATCGCCGACTGGGCGCGCTCGCCCGGGGGCTGGGCGCCGACTGTTCCGGACGCCTCTGCACGGCCGGTGGGAGTCGTCGCCGTGCCGTCCCTGACCCGGCCGCAACTGGTCGGTTCACTCGCCCAGGGAATCGCGACCATCGGACGCCTCCCGTTCCTGGGTGCGCTGTCGTACACGGGGCCTGGGGACGTACACCCGGTACGCCGCAGCAACTCCGCCCAGCGCCTCAGGGCTCTGTCAGGCACCTTCACCGTTCCAGACGACCTGGCCGCCGCCCTGGCCGGCGCTCCCGGTCCCGTCCTGCTCGTGGACGACTACACGGACTCCGGCTGGACCCTCGCGGTCGCTGCGCGGCTGCTCCGGAAGGCGGGGAGCGAGCAGGTCCTGCCGTTGGTCCTGGCCGCGGCTGGCTGAGGCACTTGATTACTCGGCCTGAGGGGCCGGGCACCGGCCCCTCCCGTCGCGAACAGTCAACTCGCCCGGGACAAGCATGACCTGATGGGTCGGCAGTGCGCGAGTGGTCCTCCTGGCCTGTGGACAACTCCTGTCGTGTCCCTGATCCGGGTTATCCACAGGCCAAAACGGATTCTTGAGATTCGCGGCATGGTCGTCACATGACGAATCACAGCGAAGCAGCCGGCGCACCCGGCACGGAACAGATCACCCTGCGCAACCCGTCCGAACTGGCCGAAGCGCTCCCGTACTTGCTCGGGTTCAAGCCCGAGGACAGCATCGTGCTCGTCGCCCTGCACCGCGGACGCTTCGGCGGTCGCGTGCGACTCGGAATCCCCGAGCGCCC
This window contains:
- a CDS encoding MFS transporter gives rise to the protein MSTSQLTQDQKPDKARKPGTARRAGHPGIALAVIAACQLMVVLDATIVNIALPHIQDALKFSTTDLTWVVSAYTLTFGGLLLLGGRAGDILGRRRVFMSGILLFTLASLLGGLAQEPWQLLAARALQGVGGAIASPTSLALITTTFPEGPERNRAFGVFAAVSAGGGAVGLLAGGMLTEWLDWRWVLFVNVPIGILIAVLAPMYINESERHPGRFDIAGALTSTAGMASLVYGFIRASEEGWRDSVSVGSFVAAVVLLLAFAFIENRAKEPITPLRMFADRNRSGTYVIMLSLAAAMFGMFFFIVLFAQNVLGYSPIEAGLAFLPVTAAIIVGAGLSQRLLPVLGPKPFMMTGATLVLLGLGWQTFISPDSSYVGGVLGPMLLFGLGMGLNFVTLTLTAVSGVAQHEAGAASGLLNATQQVGGSLGLSILTTVFGTASRNEATDQIPSFMAQATPEQKAEFARTHQLPAPWGHQVLAEGISTAFIPAAAMALLALVVATVVIRVRKSDLEALAGTAGAAGPAGG
- a CDS encoding TetR/AcrR family transcriptional regulator; its protein translation is MDTSRWTAAPARTATLRRRGPVLERAILEAALEQLSTVGWNALTMEGVAAGAQTGKAAVYRRWPSKEDLVADALQAALPRLDGAPDRGSVREDLIELCRLMREAMYSRPGFALRSVLHECDSATAQRFHEVIFEGVVQPSVELIKEVVRRGIERGEVRPGATDAYVCDVIPAMMMYRSKVCASEWGERDLTEMIDQVMVPLLRPLGA
- a CDS encoding RecQ family ATP-dependent DNA helicase, whose protein sequence is MSNQELRAEADAILAELVGDPGGSARLREDQWQAVAALVEQRRRALVVQRTGWGKSAVYFVATALLRRRGSGPTVIISPLLALMRNQVESAARAGIQARTINSANPEEWDTIYQEVERGETDVLLVSPERLNSVDFRDQVLPKLAATTGLLVVDEAHCISDWGHDFRPDYRRLRAMLAELPAGVPVLATTATANARVTADVADQLGTGAGEALVLRGPLDRESLRLGVVRLPDAAHRLGWLAEHLDELQGSGIIYTLTVAAAEEATAFLRQRGFNVASYTGKTENADRLQAEIDLQENRVKALVATSALGMGFDKPDLGFVIHLGSPSSPIAYYQQVGRAGRGVAHADVLLLPGKEDEAIWRYFADTAFPPEAQVRQTLSALESAGRPLSVPALEAAVDLRRSRLESMLKVLDVDGAVKRVKGGWTATGADWVYDSERYAWVAKQRSTEQQAMRDYASTSQCRMEFLREQLDDEGAVPCGRCDNCAGAWADSSVSAEVLTGAARELDRPGVEVEPRRMWPTGMPALGIDLKGRIPVKEQCSTGRALGRLSDIGWGNRLRPLLAENAPDGPVPDDVLKAAVAVIADWARSPGGWAPTVPDASARPVGVVAVPSLTRPQLVGSLAQGIATIGRLPFLGALSYTGPGDVHPVRRSNSAQRLRALSGTFTVPDDLAAALAGAPGPVLLVDDYTDSGWTLAVAARLLRKAGSEQVLPLVLAAAG
- a CDS encoding ribonuclease HII translates to MPYEPPTHSVERSLRATTGAKIVAGVDEVGRGAWAGPVTVCAAVTGLRRPPEGLTDSKLISPKRREVLAETLESWVTAHALGHASHEEIDELGMTAALRLAAVRALGALPVRPDAVILDGKHNYLGAPWQVRTVIKGDRSCVAVAAASVIAKVRRDKMMAELGIEHADFGFADNAGYPSPVHKAALEERGPTPYHRLTWAYLDALPQWRHLKKARIWADGNVPEIEGQLGFDF